In Castanea sativa cultivar Marrone di Chiusa Pesio chromosome 6, ASM4071231v1, a single window of DNA contains:
- the LOC142640962 gene encoding anaphase-promoting complex subunit 1 isoform X4 encodes MSVRVRRLTVLGEFKPFGLIAEALDGKPADNVTDKYDYFLFDPEVARERDESGEQHASGSAFSDRSDHELFIRGSRIIWTIGSRVFKRFTLPSPIIKVCWCRLGNMAEALLCVLQIESLTIYNTSGEVVSITLPRTIASIWPLPFGLLLQQAAEVHSPTHSPFSCSSPLLGVRDVHRRRRETSHSPQHNLNFLSGSDYNCKGDTGSISSHLILKDPLEEPQLTFIEERGKLNIMKEFDERTIWTSDQIPLMASYNKGKMQHSVWVAEAVNSNIELADSSSTDVVPAGVLPKQFSFRRIWQGKGAQTAACKVFLATDNDAAPVICFLHQEQKKLLSVRLQSVEINNEILFDIKPDMSWSIPAVAAEPVIVTRPRVKVGQLSYADIFVLNPENALLLYSGKQCLCRYMLPSCLGKSQPLLNLDFPDTSSVSHDLKIIGLADAVEGRINVIVNNGQMFRCVFRRSPSSLLADDCITAMAEGLSSSFYSHFLGLLWKDGDSAYLSNADSSVNLEWESFCTIITQMCKSSVDTQDFVNSVPQSSWEFLISSKFHKNYELNLITGTSCEMSLDVLGFLPRSHSDATQSLQKSFYSEVLMECLDSLHAVYESLKLDILRKRDLELLAVLLCSIANFLSEESYLDHYVRDFPGLSKKFGMDMTSCSWKIPPSLFRWLENCLQHGSSVANIDDLPSLICKDGSPVVSWARKIVSFYSLLSGAKRIGKKLSTGVYCNIAMGSHCTHEELTVLAMVGENFGLQQLDSLPSGVSLPLRHALDKCRESPPSDWPAAAYVLLGREDLALSCLACSRKSRELETQTNVNLISMSTPYMLHLHPVTIPSAVSDTIGLESTKFEDTDSVDGSMTDGMEHIFNSSTQLRYGRDLRLNEVRRLLCSTRPVAIQTAVNPSASDQDLQQAQLWNLAQRTTALPFGRGAFTLATIYTLLTEAFTVPKLVLAGRLPAQQNATVNLDPNLRNIQEIKSWPEFHNAVAAGLRLAPLQGKMSRTWIIYNKPEEPSAVHAGLLLALGLHGYLRVLNLTDIYQYYQQEHESTTAGIMLGLAASYRGTMQPGISKSLYLHIPSRHPSSFPELELPTLLQSAALMSVGILYEGSAHPQTMQILLGEIGRRSGGDNVLEREGYAVSAGFSLGLVALGRGGDTLGCIDSMVDRLFHYIGGKEARNERSFLTLLTEEQNRGTAQMMDGTSVNVDVTAPGATIALALMFLKTESEAIMSKLSIPNTRFDLQYVRPDFIMLRVIARNLIMWSRIHPSKDWIQSQIPEIIQHGVKGLRDDSGDIDDMDAEAFVQAYVNIVAGACISLGLRFAGAKNGNAQELLYEYAVYFLNEIKPVSATSGNTFPKGLSHYIDRGTLEICLHLIVLSLSVIMAGSGHLQTFRLLRFLRSRNSADGHANYGIQMAVSLAIGFLFLGGGMRTFSTSNSSVAALLITLYPRLPTGPNDNRCHLQAFRHLYVLATEARWIQTVDVDTGLPVYAPLEVTTRETELYAETSFCEVTPCLLPERAVLKTIRVCGPRYWSQVIDLCPEGTRIAHSILVFCISNERLELVRMLMIL; translated from the exons ATGTCCGTCAGGGTTCGCCGCCTCACAGTGCTCGGCGAGTTCAAGCCCTTCGGCTTAATCGCCGAAGCCCTGGACGGAAAGCCCGCCGATAATGTCACTGACAAGTACGATTACTTTCTCTTCGACCCCGAAGTCGCTCGGGAAAGAGACGAATCCGGCGAACAACACGCTTCGGGCTCCGCGTTTAGCGATCGGAGCGATCACGAGCTTTTCATCAGAGGGAGCCG gATAATATGGACAATAGGTTCAAGAGTATTTAAGAGATTCACCTTACCCTCCCCAATTATCAAG GTGTGCTGGTGTCGTCTGGGTAATATGGCTGAAGCTCTTCTCTGTGTCTTACAAATTGAGTCTTTAACAATCTACAACACATCAG GTGAGGTAGTATCTATTACACTTCCTCGTACCATTGCATCGATATGGCCTCTTCCATTTGGCTTATTACTTCAGCAGGCAGCTGAAGTGCATTCCCCAACACATTCTCCTTTTTCATGTTCAAGTCCTTTATTAGGTGTACGTGATGTACACCGTCGTAGGAGAGAGACCAGTCATAGTCCACAACATAATCTCAATTTTCTGAGTGGATCTGATTATAATTGTAAGGGAGACACTGGTTCAATATCTTCACATCTAATTCTGAAAGATCCATTGGAGGAACCACAG TTGACTTTTAttgaagagagaggaaaattgaACATAATGAAGGAATTTGATGAAAGAACAATATGGACTAGTGATCAGATTCCTCTTATGGCATCATACAACAAAG GAAAGATGCAACACTCGGTCTGGGTTGCAGAAGCAGTTAATTCAAACATTGAATTGGCAGATAGTAGTTCAACTGATGTAGTTCCTGCTGGTGTATTACCAAAACAATTCTCTTTCCGTAGAATATGGCAGGGGAAGGGTGCCCAGACAGCTGCTTGTAAG GTTTTTCTGGCAACTGATAATGACGCAGCTCCTGTAATTTGTTTTCTTCACCAAGAGCAAAAGAAGTTGTTGTCTGTACGGCTACAAAGTGTCGAAATTAATAATGAGATTCTCTTTGATATAAAACCTGACATGAGCTGGAGCATACCTGCGGTTGCAGCTGAACCTGTGATTGTCACGCGCCCAAG GGTTAAAGTGGGACAGCTATCGTATGCAGACATCTTTGTCTTGAATCCAGAAAATGCCCTTCTTCTTTAT TCAGGAAAGCAATGCCTGTGTAGGTATATGTTACCTTCGTGTTTGGGTAAAAGTCAACCTTTGCTTAATTTGGATTTTCCGGACACATCATCTGTGTCCCATGACTTAAAGATTATTGGATTGGCTGATGCTGTTGAGGGACGTATCAATGTAATAGTAAATAATGGGCAG ATGTTTCGATGTGTATTTCGAAGAAGCCCATCATCTTTGTTGGCAGATGACTGCATCACGGCAATGGCTGAAGGGCTCAGTTCCAGTTTCTATAGTCATTTTCTAGGTCTTCTTTGGAAAGATGGCGACTCTGCCTATTTATCAAATGCTGATTCTAGTGTTAATTTAGAATGGGAATCATTCTGTACTATTATTACGCAAATGTGTAAAAGCTCTGTTGACACTCAAGATTTTGTAAATTCAGTGCCACAGTCATCTTGGGAGTTTCTTATTAGCAGCAAATTTCACAAGAACTACGAACTTAACTTGATTACTGGAACTTCTTGTGAGATGTCACTTGATGTGCTGGGATTTTTACCTAGGTCACATTCGGATGCTACACAAAGTTTGCAAAAATCATTTTACTCTGAAGTATTGATGGAGTGTTTGGATTCTTTGCATGCAGTTTATGAGAGTCTTAAACTGGATATTCTTCGCAAAAG GGACTTGGAGCTTTTGGCGGTTCTATTGTGTAGTATTGCCAATTTCCTGAGTGAGGAAAGCTATTTAGATCATTATGTTCGTGATTTTCCTGGTCTCTCTAAGAAATTTGGGATGGACATGACTTCCTGCTCCTGGAAAATTCCTCCCAGTTTATTCCGATGGCTTGAAAACTGTTTGCAACATGGAAGTAGTGTTGCTAATATTGATGATCTACCATCTTTAATTTGTAAAGATGGGAGTCCTGTTGTAAGTTGGGCCCGGAAGATAGTCTCCTTTTATAGCTTATTATCTGGTGCCAAACGGATTGGGAAAAAGCTTTCAACTGGTGTTTACTGTAACATTGCCATGGGATCACATTGCACACATGAGGAGCTCACAGTTTTGGCAATGGTTGGCGAAAATTTTGGACTGCAACAGCTAGACTCACTGCCATCTGGTGTATCTCTTCCTCTGCGACAT GCATTGGATAAGTGTCGGGAATCTCCTCCCTCCGACTGGCCTGCAGCTGCATATGTTCTTCTTGGTCGAGAAGATTTGGCTTTGTCTTGTTTGGCATGCTCACGCAAATCAAGGGAACTTGAGACACAAACCAATGTGAATTTGATCTCTATGTCTACGCCTTACATGCTACATTTGCATCCGGTTACAATTCCTTCTGCAGTTTCTGATACAATTGGTTTGGAAAGTACCAAATTTGAAGATACCGATTCTGTTGATGGGTCTATGACTGATGGTATGGAGCATATCTTCAACTCTAGCACACAGTTGAGATATGGTCGTGATCTGCGATTGAATGAG GTTCGACGCCTTTTGTGCTCTACAAGACCCGTGGCAATTCAAACAGCTGTTAACCCTAGTGCCTCTGATCAGGACCTCCAACAG gCTCAGCTATGGAACCTTGCTCAGAGGACCACTGCTCTTCCTTTTGGTCGGGGGGCATTTACCCTTGCAACCATATATACTCTGTTAACAGAG GCCTTTACAGTTCCGAAGCTTGTTTTAGCAGGTCGGTTGCCTGCCCAACAAAATGCAACT GTTAATCTAGACCCGAACTTACGGaatattcaagaaattaaatcTTGGCCTGAGTTTCACAATGCTGTTGCTGCTGGACTAAGGCTGGCCCCCCTTCAG GGGAAAATGTCTAGAACTTGGATAATATATAACAAACCTGAGGAACCAAGTGCTGTTCATGCTGGGCTTCTTCTTGCATTAGGATTACATGGATATCTGCGAGTTTTGAATCTTACTGACATATACCAGTATTATCAGCAG GAACATGAGAGCACAACTGCAGGAATAATGCTTGGCCTGGCAGCTTCTTATAGGGGAACAATGCAACCGGGGATatcaaaa TCTCTTTATCTTCATATACCTTCTCGACATCCATCTTCCTTTCCAGAGTTGGAGTTACCAACCCTTCTGCAG TCAGCAGCATTAATGTCAGTTGGAATTCTTTATGAAGGGTCAGCACATCCACAAACAATGCAGATTTTATTG GGTGAAATTGGTCGTAGAAGTGGAGGTGATAACGTACTTGAAAGGGAGGGTTATGCAGTTTCGGCAGGATTTTCATTGGGTCTTGTTGCTTTGG GTCGGGGTGGAGACACACTTGGTTGCATAGACTCAATGGTTGATCGATTGTTCCATTATATTGGTGGCAAAGAAGCTCGTAAT GAACGATCTTTCTTGACCCTGTTAACAGAGGAACAAAATCGTGGAACTGCTCAG ATGATGGATGGAACATCAGTAAATGTTGATGTTACTGCACCAGGAGCTACAATTGCTCttgctttaatgtttttaaAG ACTGAATCAGAGGCAATTATGTCAAAGCTTTCTATACCTAATACGCGTTTTGACTTGCAATATGTGAGGCCTGACTTCATAATGCTTCGTGTCATTGCTCGGAATTTGATAATGTGGAGCAG GATTCATCCTTCTAAAGATTGGATTCAGTCCCAGATTCCTGAAATTATCCAACATGGTGTCAAAGGCCTCAGGGATGATTCCGGTGATATTGATGACATGGACGCAGAAGCGTTTGTCCAGGCCTATGTTAATATAGTGGCTGGAGCATGTATTTCTCTTG GGTTAAGGTTTGCTGGAGCAAAGAATGGAAATGCACAGGAATTACTCTATGAATATGCTGTCTACTTCCTTAATGAG ATCAAGCCTGTTTCTGCTACAAGTGGAAACACCTTCCCAAAGGGATTGTCTCACTACATTGATCGGGGAACATTAGAGATATGCCTTCACCTAATTGTTCTCTCCCTCTCTGTG ATTATGGCTGGTTCTGGGCATCTACAAACCTTTCGATTGTTGAGATTTCTCCGCAGCAGAAATTCTGCTGATGGGCATGCCAATTATGGTATTCAGATGGCa GTAAGCTTAGCAATTGGCTTCTTGTTTCTTGGGGGAGGAATGCGAACATTTTCAACAAGCAACAGTTCTGTTGCTGCTTTACTGATCACTCTTTATCCACGCTTGCCTACTGGACCAAATGACAATCGATGCCACCTTCAG GCATTCCGGCATTTGTATGTCCTTGCAACGGAGGCTCGCTGGATCCAGACAGTTGATGTTGATACTGGTCTACCAGTGTATGCTCCTCTTGAAGTTACAACTAGGGAAACTGAACTTTATGCAGAAACAAGTTTTTGTGAGGTTACCCCTTGCCTTCTGCCAGAACGTGCTGTT